Proteins co-encoded in one Bacteroidota bacterium genomic window:
- a CDS encoding PKD domain-containing protein — MLSFYCCKRLKFSLVKTKVLVVFLFLSQQLFATNYYSYQSGLWNNLTTWTTDPSGTTLVGSAVPANTDNVTILDGKTVTLSANVTTIGNSINIKALGVLNISTFQITNTLTSLSGSGLLRIASSTFPTATTNTFVASGGGTTEYYNFGGAGTNLPTQAIYNNLILSNSTVSNATLRFNNPSNPTNYTINGNLTISRSSSGTLTLLFGNATTNVINASVGGNTTIGNGCSMRVGNFNAIHNLSFNGDFTNNGTVRFTNQTSPVVNAYYTAAITTTGAANVTFTGTSNNTLSCNGITDFYVFKLNKGIDQTYTLTVNSTNTANFALYGPNNGASPTKAFYLIAGTIKLNANINIPSLTEGGIDFGIPETCALWINGATVSTTIVGLNGTGYQALSVFGQVRVSDGSMSSGDAAGLVCWSSNSPEIIVEGSGVLDVSQIWTTAAIGTETYIQTGGTTNIRANGEVHGGPMFQFNSSSSVVNISGGTLNFINGIFTAGQGIDIQCAPGNYSITGGTININEPSGTNFGINSTIPFYDVNISRQSGGATSTVTLLNTSASTIVVQNDLVLNANTLLDAGTNTVNLTVGGNFTLIAASTYTPGNTSTNLNGAAAQLFSNNGTITSGMYNFTISKTSGTATLAGTAAVFTVRNNLSINAGTLADGGKIVDVKGNVINSGTHTGLGKITLSGTTTQTIGGSGNGMFQNIELNNTNAASAPISLLSNQTINGTLSLTSNKIFDIGVYNLSLGASATIAGATGASRFIRTAGFRSDGGLSKSFSTTTFTFPLGTALDYTPATITLSTAPTSYGSVTMRPVASEHPNVTVSGRSLTYYWRTTSSGFVLGAATVLQNYTYPQADVVVGGTVTEAGYVPAKFNATSLVWSNTTSADINTGTNVITFQGPTFNTSIDGDFTAGDNNPTNPFGAVLVYYSRVNSGNWESAASWSVDQVLKWGGAASATVPTAASPVVIGNGSTYNHTITVTANAKVCGSVEIGQGSILNLGTTTGHNFNTYMSGAAVGKGTLRISSAAATAQFPAGDFGLFLGNPGGTVEYFNTAAQDFTIPVTSNAPSSVPLANYYKLVLSPTTGRTITLPNRDLTIYNNLEIKGASATARALINGAATQNLTVNANLIVTSGNLQFQNVNLQNLTIVGDVNVLAGAIFDVANAGAGVNNSLTINGNLSNNGIFDMRTSATRLCNVVFTGSANTSITGTTGTLTEFNLISVDKGTNQTPVLNVDVAGTLTTLSDSWLTLINGTFQFSKAATLTLTNVGGNTFSIPPTAMLSVNNSAAFVNIGYVGNDGADLLLAGKLKISSGTVFVGNTANANNNDIEYSGAGFPEIELLGGTLHVNGQIRKSIISTAGSLVYKQSGNSAVIIYGQNQLATKSKLQINSPGSVFNMSGTSTLTLIRGGGTTYQDLYLQAASSTVSGGTIQLGNTSTPAGTTFLVNCINPLYNLVIDATTTTKTAQLAVNALQLGNDLTINGNSVFNTNGLAVTIGRNLLNNNTSATIGLSVGGYRPITANQTTTFNSALANQTISGLAGNLTNFSNLVIANTFLGGIVSASTNTAVRVNSTLTISSGVFSDGANSIDVVGNIVNNSTHTSSGAGRLNLVGTSNQSISGNGLGVFGNLTLNNTSGATMLASSTINGTLNFNVNCTFNINDRLLTFGTAATIVGFNASRYIETNGVATDLGVRKNFNSGAGSFTFAVGVLPKYTPATITLTTNTAAGNITVKPINSKHPGTTDALAKELAFYWNVTSTGFAGVTANHTYTYVQSDVFGTEANYVTGRNLSGLWTPLNGIPATVNTVSNTLSLTGVNYLLGDFTAGEASEFAAPLTYYSRVLRTSNNWNNTSGDTWSTDPVLQHNGPAVGTFPSTFNAVSIAASHTIIANGDFRKCATLNLQGTLDLSNNVGHDLGVVSGTGVLKIASTPSNFYALPSGNFSAFVASGAGTFEFSTATSATLPLIAQYNNLSFTGSGTSILANTDLVINGNLNNSAGTIDNSVNNRNIDLYGNWTNTGISFIPGTGTLSLKGSGTQTLMRTGGEQLYNLTIGGSGTKMLGSSIMLNNDLVLNSSLDADVLGNYSIDIKGNWSNTGTFIPQQGEVSFVGNTAQTINGSTTFFDLTINNTSGGVSILGGAQNMAGGLDLVSGTFITTGQSFTLLSSSSATARIKPVTGGNLIGNVTMQRYLPTTVPGWFLLGSPLQNTVIEDWDDNLVTSGFPGSDGSAAGFISIYNYDETVGGTLDNPSAYLAATNSTNTTPIGKGFWIWLADDLVSFSGRAIDVVGPPMIGSVNLNVSYTNSAGISNDGWNLISNPYCSTIDWNDLSWTKTNMDNATYIYHGTNQQYASYVAGVGTNGGSQFIPSSQGFYVKANAAAPVLIAQETVKSAANPAYLKTSAASSTTNSELLYVRCVGNNFEDETALRFNNNATMGFDSEWDAVKLFSDNPQNISLSTRITNQDYSINSIPSGYSTLQIPLRTKVGVSGTYTLTFSGISNFSGFTCISLEDTYTGISTDLKAQNVYTVQLSDTSDKPQYVIHFTKVATATAIPTLCGTGASGKIILEGAAGSSYTLSNPQGSILYSTTNFSGLDTLGNLTAGSYLLLMNDSASQCQTLADTIEVLAGPSLAVSFVSSALVAIPGQLLSFTNQSFGATTYSWVFGDSSAIATSANPTHSYLSPGQYVVTLSASNNYGCTKTSSIAILIQNPTTVQNLAYTNGINILTDELGNYLQYSFTKNTNVSINCYNALGEKIGKTIHTTLNNQGIFPLELSASSKGFYTVELLFDGQKRVQKIIR, encoded by the coding sequence CGCTTACTCTTTTGTTTGGAAATGCAACTACCAATGTGATAAATGCAAGTGTAGGCGGGAATACCACAATTGGCAATGGATGTTCCATGCGTGTAGGGAATTTTAATGCCATTCACAACCTAAGTTTTAATGGCGATTTTACCAATAACGGAACTGTTCGTTTTACGAATCAAACATCGCCAGTTGTAAATGCATATTATACTGCAGCAATTACTACTACCGGTGCTGCTAATGTTACCTTTACCGGAACATCGAACAACACGCTAAGTTGTAATGGTATTACCGATTTTTACGTTTTTAAATTAAATAAAGGGATAGATCAAACCTATACATTAACTGTAAACTCAACCAATACCGCCAATTTTGCTTTGTATGGTCCAAACAATGGAGCTTCGCCAACCAAAGCATTTTATTTAATTGCAGGCACAATAAAACTTAATGCAAACATTAATATACCGTCTTTAACAGAAGGAGGAATAGATTTTGGAATTCCAGAGACCTGTGCACTTTGGATAAACGGGGCTACTGTTTCAACAACCATTGTAGGACTAAATGGAACAGGTTATCAGGCGCTTTCTGTTTTCGGGCAAGTTAGAGTTAGTGACGGAAGCATGAGTTCTGGAGATGCAGCAGGTTTGGTTTGCTGGAGCAGTAATTCTCCCGAAATAATTGTGGAAGGAAGCGGGGTTTTGGATGTTTCTCAAATTTGGACAACAGCTGCTATAGGTACCGAAACTTATATACAAACAGGAGGAACAACCAACATTAGAGCGAATGGCGAAGTTCATGGCGGTCCTATGTTTCAGTTTAACAGCAGCAGCTCTGTTGTGAATATTTCAGGAGGTACGCTTAATTTTATAAATGGAATTTTTACTGCAGGTCAGGGGATTGACATACAATGTGCACCTGGCAATTATAGTATCACAGGAGGAACTATCAACATTAACGAACCTTCAGGAACTAACTTTGGGATTAACTCAACCATTCCTTTTTATGATGTGAATATTAGTCGACAAAGCGGTGGAGCTACATCTACAGTTACCCTTTTAAACACCAGTGCTTCCACAATAGTTGTACAAAACGACTTAGTACTAAATGCCAACACACTTTTAGATGCAGGTACGAATACGGTTAATTTGACTGTTGGAGGAAACTTTACACTTATCGCTGCATCAACTTATACACCCGGAAACACTAGCACAAATTTAAATGGAGCAGCTGCACAGCTGTTTAGTAACAACGGAACTATTACCTCCGGGATGTATAACTTTACAATTTCAAAGACTTCCGGAACAGCTACTTTGGCTGGCACAGCAGCGGTATTTACAGTAAGAAATAATCTATCAATTAATGCCGGAACATTAGCCGATGGTGGAAAAATAGTGGATGTGAAGGGCAATGTAATCAATTCAGGAACACATACTGGTTTGGGAAAAATTACCTTGTCGGGAACAACTACACAAACCATCGGTGGGAGCGGAAATGGAATGTTTCAAAACATTGAGTTAAATAATACAAACGCTGCATCAGCTCCAATAAGCTTACTTTCTAACCAAACAATAAATGGTACGCTAAGCTTAACCAGCAATAAGATTTTTGATATTGGAGTGTATAATTTATCGCTTGGAGCTTCCGCAACTATTGCAGGAGCTACCGGTGCTTCACGCTTTATTCGTACTGCAGGATTTCGTTCAGACGGAGGATTAAGCAAATCGTTTTCAACAACAACATTTACATTTCCTTTGGGAACAGCCTTGGATTATACTCCAGCTACCATTACTCTTAGTACTGCTCCAACCAGCTATGGAAGTGTAACCATGCGTCCGGTTGCTTCCGAACATCCCAATGTTACCGTAAGTGGTCGTTCACTCACTTATTATTGGCGCACAACATCAAGTGGATTTGTTTTAGGTGCTGCAACTGTTCTGCAAAACTATACCTATCCACAGGCAGACGTAGTAGTGGGAGGGACTGTTACCGAGGCAGGATATGTTCCGGCGAAATTCAATGCGACAAGCCTTGTGTGGTCAAACACGACTTCTGCAGACATTAATACTGGTACAAATGTGATTACTTTTCAAGGGCCTACCTTTAATACTTCAATTGATGGTGATTTTACAGCAGGAGATAATAATCCAACCAATCCATTTGGAGCTGTACTAGTTTATTACAGCAGGGTAAATTCAGGAAATTGGGAGAGTGCAGCTTCATGGTCGGTTGATCAGGTTTTAAAATGGGGGGGTGCAGCCTCCGCAACAGTGCCAACAGCTGCAAGCCCTGTGGTTATTGGAAATGGGAGCACATACAATCACACCATTACAGTTACTGCCAATGCAAAAGTTTGCGGAAGCGTAGAAATAGGTCAAGGTTCAATACTCAATTTGGGCACAACCACCGGTCACAATTTTAATACTTATATGAGTGGCGCAGCTGTTGGCAAGGGCACACTAAGAATTTCATCGGCAGCAGCTACTGCGCAATTTCCGGCCGGAGATTTTGGACTATTTCTTGGAAACCCAGGGGGAACAGTTGAGTATTTTAATACTGCAGCACAAGACTTTACTATTCCGGTAACTTCCAATGCCCCTTCCTCAGTACCATTGGCAAATTATTATAAATTAGTACTTAGTCCAACTACCGGAAGAACAATTACACTTCCCAACAGAGATCTTACTATCTACAATAACCTCGAAATTAAGGGGGCATCGGCAACAGCCCGAGCATTGATAAACGGCGCTGCTACCCAAAACTTAACGGTAAATGCCAATTTGATTGTAACATCAGGAAACTTACAATTCCAAAATGTGAACCTTCAAAACCTTACAATAGTAGGTGATGTGAATGTTTTAGCAGGAGCAATTTTTGATGTAGCGAATGCCGGTGCCGGTGTGAATAATTCGCTTACGATAAACGGTAACCTTAGTAATAATGGAATATTTGATATGCGCACAAGCGCTACACGTTTGTGTAATGTAGTTTTTACCGGAAGTGCGAACACGTCGATAACCGGTACAACAGGAACGCTTACCGAATTTAATTTAATCAGCGTGGATAAGGGCACAAATCAAACGCCTGTGCTCAATGTAGATGTAGCAGGCACACTAACAACGCTTTCTGACAGCTGGCTTACATTGATAAACGGAACTTTTCAGTTTTCGAAAGCAGCAACGCTTACCTTGACCAATGTAGGAGGAAATACTTTTTCGATACCACCAACGGCGATGCTTTCGGTGAACAATTCAGCTGCTTTTGTAAATATTGGATATGTTGGAAATGATGGAGCTGATTTGCTTTTAGCAGGAAAATTAAAAATTAGTTCAGGTACTGTTTTCGTTGGTAATACAGCCAATGCAAACAACAATGACATTGAATATTCAGGAGCAGGATTTCCTGAAATAGAACTTCTAGGTGGCACACTACATGTAAATGGCCAAATCCGCAAAAGTATAATTTCTACTGCCGGTTCATTGGTTTACAAACAATCAGGAAATAGTGCAGTGATTATTTATGGTCAGAACCAATTGGCTACCAAATCAAAATTACAAATCAATTCGCCAGGCTCGGTATTTAACATGAGTGGAACATCTACCTTAACGTTAATTCGCGGAGGTGGAACTACCTATCAAGATTTATACTTACAAGCAGCATCTTCAACAGTAAGTGGTGGAACAATACAACTCGGAAACACTTCAACTCCTGCAGGAACTACGTTTTTAGTGAATTGCATAAACCCACTTTACAATTTAGTAATAGATGCTACAACAACTACAAAAACAGCACAATTGGCGGTTAATGCATTGCAGCTCGGGAATGATTTAACAATTAACGGTAATTCAGTTTTTAATACCAATGGACTTGCTGTTACCATAGGAAGAAACTTGTTGAATAATAACACTTCTGCAACGATCGGTTTGTCAGTTGGAGGTTACAGACCCATAACAGCCAATCAGACAACCACTTTTAACAGCGCATTAGCAAATCAAACCATTAGTGGGCTTGCTGGTAATCTTACCAATTTTTCGAACTTAGTTATTGCAAATACTTTTTTGGGTGGGATTGTGAGTGCTTCAACCAATACAGCAGTGCGTGTAAACTCAACATTAACAATAAGCTCAGGAGTTTTTTCGGATGGGGCAAATTCAATCGATGTGGTTGGCAATATAGTTAACAACTCAACGCACACTAGCAGTGGTGCGGGAAGATTGAACTTAGTTGGAACTAGCAATCAAAGTATTTCAGGAAATGGCTTGGGCGTATTTGGAAATCTCACCTTAAACAATACGAGCGGAGCAACTATGTTGGCTAGCAGTACAATTAATGGTACACTTAATTTTAACGTGAATTGCACGTTTAACATAAATGATCGCTTGCTTACGTTTGGAACAGCTGCCACAATTGTAGGATTTAATGCAAGTAGGTATATAGAAACCAATGGAGTAGCAACAGATTTAGGTGTTAGAAAGAACTTTAATTCGGGTGCCGGCAGCTTTACGTTCGCTGTTGGGGTTTTGCCTAAATATACACCGGCTACTATTACACTTACAACAAATACAGCAGCAGGTAACATTACAGTTAAGCCAATAAACTCAAAACATCCCGGAACTACAGACGCTTTAGCTAAGGAATTAGCTTTTTATTGGAATGTAACGAGTACCGGATTTGCGGGTGTTACGGCAAATCATACTTATACTTATGTACAAAGCGATGTTTTTGGAACTGAGGCCAATTATGTAACGGGAAGAAATTTAAGCGGATTATGGACACCTTTAAATGGTATACCAGCAACAGTTAATACGGTTTCGAATACGCTTAGCCTAACGGGTGTAAATTATTTATTAGGCGATTTTACAGCCGGAGAAGCATCGGAGTTTGCAGCTCCCTTGACTTATTACAGCCGTGTTTTACGAACCAGTAACAACTGGAACAATACCAGTGGAGACACCTGGAGCACAGATCCTGTTTTGCAGCACAATGGACCTGCTGTTGGCACTTTCCCATCTACCTTTAATGCTGTTTCTATAGCTGCCAGCCATACAATAATTGCAAATGGAGATTTTAGAAAGTGTGCCACGCTTAATTTGCAGGGAACGTTAGATTTAAGCAATAATGTAGGACATGATTTAGGGGTGGTTAGTGGAACCGGTGTACTCAAGATTGCTTCAACTCCGAGTAATTTTTATGCCTTGCCAAGCGGAAACTTCTCGGCTTTTGTTGCATCCGGTGCAGGTACTTTTGAATTTAGTACAGCAACTTCAGCAACGCTTCCTCTAATTGCACAATACAACAACCTAAGCTTTACAGGAAGCGGAACTAGTATTTTGGCAAATACAGATTTGGTAATAAATGGAAATTTAAATAACAGTGCCGGCACTATTGATAACTCTGTGAATAACCGAAACATTGATTTATATGGGAATTGGACAAATACCGGGATTAGTTTTATACCGGGGACCGGCACTCTTAGCTTAAAGGGGAGCGGTACACAAACATTGATGCGCACAGGAGGAGAGCAGTTATATAATTTAACAATTGGAGGGAGTGGAACGAAAATGCTGGGCAGCTCAATTATGCTGAACAACGATTTAGTTTTGAATAGTAGTTTGGATGCAGATGTGCTTGGTAATTATTCAATTGATATTAAAGGAAATTGGTCAAATACCGGCACATTTATTCCGCAACAAGGAGAAGTAAGTTTTGTTGGAAATACAGCTCAAACAATCAATGGATCAACTACGTTTTTTGACTTAACCATTAACAATACCTCAGGCGGTGTAAGTATATTGGGAGGTGCGCAAAATATGGCAGGAGGGCTCGATTTAGTGTCTGGAACTTTTATTACAACCGGACAAAGTTTTACCTTGCTTTCGAGCTCATCCGCGACTGCTCGCATAAAGCCGGTAACAGGAGGAAACTTAATTGGAAATGTAACGATGCAGCGGTATTTGCCTACAACAGTTCCCGGTTGGTTTTTATTAGGTTCTCCGCTTCAAAATACTGTGATAGAAGACTGGGATGACAATTTGGTAACTTCCGGTTTTCCGGGATCGGATGGTAGTGCAGCCGGTTTTATCTCAATTTACAACTACGATGAAACTGTGGGTGGTACATTAGATAATCCTTCGGCATATTTAGCGGCAACAAACTCTACCAATACAACACCTATTGGAAAAGGGTTTTGGATATGGTTGGCCGATGATTTAGTTTCATTTAGTGGACGCGCAATTGACGTTGTGGGTCCACCCATGATTGGAAGCGTTAATTTAAACGTAAGCTATACTAACAGTGCCGGAATTAGTAACGACGGGTGGAATTTAATTTCAAACCCTTATTGTTCAACTATTGATTGGAACGATTTGTCGTGGACAAAAACAAACATGGACAATGCGACATACATTTACCATGGTACCAACCAGCAATATGCTAGCTATGTGGCCGGAGTAGGAACTAATGGAGGAAGTCAATTTATTCCATCATCGCAAGGTTTTTATGTTAAAGCGAATGCAGCTGCTCCGGTTTTAATTGCTCAAGAAACGGTAAAATCTGCTGCCAATCCCGCTTATTTAAAGACATCAGCAGCTAGCAGCACCACGAATTCGGAACTACTTTATGTGAGATGTGTAGGAAACAATTTTGAAGATGAAACAGCTTTGCGCTTTAACAACAATGCAACAATGGGTTTCGATTCAGAGTGGGATGCAGTTAAACTATTTAGTGACAATCCACAAAATATAAGCTTATCAACACGAATTACCAATCAGGATTATTCAATAAATTCAATACCAAGCGGATACTCTACCTTGCAAATTCCATTAAGAACCAAAGTAGGAGTTAGTGGAACCTACACTTTGACCTTTAGCGGTATTTCAAATTTTTCAGGCTTCACTTGTATAAGTTTGGAAGACACTTATACCGGAATTAGTACCGATTTAAAAGCACAAAATGTTTATACCGTGCAGCTTTCGGACACTTCCGATAAGCCTCAGTATGTGATTCATTTTACGAAAGTGGCAACCGCAACGGCCATTCCAACTTTATGTGGCACCGGAGCAAGCGGCAAAATAATTTTAGAAGGAGCAGCTGGTTCTAGTTACACACTAAGTAACCCTCAAGGAAGTATCTTGTACAGTACTACGAATTTTTCAGGTTTAGATACACTCGGCAACTTAACAGCAGGGAGCTATCTTTTGTTAATGAATGATTCTGCCTCACAATGTCAAACTTTGGCCGACACGATTGAAGTTTTAGCTGGACCTTCCTTGGCTGTATCGTTTGTTAGTAGTGCTTTAGTAGCAATTCCCGGACAACTATTGTCATTTACAAACCAATCTTTTGGTGCGACTACTTATAGTTGGGTGTTCGGAGATAGCAGTGCAATCGCTACTTCGGCAAATCCTACTCATAGTTATTTAAGTCCAGGGCAATATGTTGTTACGTTATCGGCATCAAACAATTATGGATGTACTAAAACAAGCTCAATCGCAATCCTAATTCAAAATCCTACTACAGTTCAAAACCTTGCTTACACTAACGGAATCAACATCCTTACAGACGAACTAGGGAATTATTTGCAGTACTCTTTTACAAAAAATACTAATGTAAGTATTAATTGTTACAATGCTTTGGGCGAAAAAATTGGTAAAACAATCCACACTACTTTGAACAATCAAGGCATTTTTCCATTAGAACTTTCAGCATCCTCAAAAGGTTTTTACACGGTAGAACTACTTTTTGACGGTCAAAAAAGGGTTCAAAAAATTATTCGCTAA